The nucleotide sequence GGCCCCAGACGCGGATGTCGATGTCGGTGGGCGCGTCGTGCGAGGAACGCGGGCACACCAGTTCGTGGCCCCAGGGCTCGAACAGGATGCGTACCGGCTGCCCGGGCCGCAGGATGAAGCGCAGCGAGCGCGGGCCCGCGCGCTCCTTGCGGCGGCGCAGCACCAGGCAGATGTTGTGCACGTCCATCGGATGCAGCTGCAGCCGGTGCGCGGGCAACAGCATTGCGCTGCTGACCTGCAGGAAGCCGCGCACCCAGCTGTCGGGCACTTCGATCTTGGGCTCGTGGAAGGCCGGGTCGTTGCCGCTCTGCACCTGGAAGCCGCCGGGATCGATCGCCAGCCGCGTGGCCTTGTAGTCGCGGATCTTCTGGAACTCGTCGTAGAGCGACTCGGAGTAGTCGACGTTGGTGGTGCCGAAGGCATGGTCGCTCACGCGGTCGAAGACCTCGTGGCCGCAGGAGAACATGCCGTAGCTCGACTCGTCCTGGCTGAAGCACTCGAAGAACACGCGGTCGGGATGCACGGTGATCACCGGGTCGAGCACGAACCAGGCTTCGCGGTTGACCTTGTAGAGGTGGTCGAAGTAGCGCTTCTGCGCCTTGTAGAAGGGCTGCAGCATGGCCGACTTGCGCTGGCGCAGCACGTCGAGCTCCTCGCGCAGCGGCGCCATGCGGGCCTTGAGCTCGTCGCTGCGCGCCATGTACTGCGCGAGCAGCTCGCCTTCCTGGCTCGCGAGCCATTCGAGGTAGGCGCTCTTGTCGCGCGGCTGGAAGCGCAGGTCGCCCACCACCACGTCGTGCAGCGCCGACATGCCTTCGCGAAACGGCAGGTGCCGGTTGACCTCGCCGATGAAGTGCACGGGCGCGCGCAGGGTGTCGGGCGCGAACTGCAGCGCGGTGCTGGTGGGCGTCTGCTGCGCGCCCGAGTGGCCGAAATAGCGGTACTGGAACTTCATGCGGCGGTACCTCCGGCGACGGCGGCCCGGCGCGGCGCGACGGCGCGCACGGGCGCGGCCTGCAGCGGGTTCTCGAGCGCCGGATAGCGTTGCT is from Variovorax paradoxus and encodes:
- a CDS encoding SWIM zinc finger family protein; this translates as MKFQYRYFGHSGAQQTPTSTALQFAPDTLRAPVHFIGEVNRHLPFREGMSALHDVVVGDLRFQPRDKSAYLEWLASQEGELLAQYMARSDELKARMAPLREELDVLRQRKSAMLQPFYKAQKRYFDHLYKVNREAWFVLDPVITVHPDRVFFECFSQDESSYGMFSCGHEVFDRVSDHAFGTTNVDYSESLYDEFQKIRDYKATRLAIDPGGFQVQSGNDPAFHEPKIEVPDSWVRGFLQVSSAMLLPAHRLQLHPMDVHNICLVLRRRKERAGPRSLRFILRPGQPVRILFEPWGHELVCPRSSHDAPTDIDIRVWGRRRLLQLERLVPVAQGFTVHLLGTGMPSFWVARLPDMEFTLGLSGWTANDWSRNGHFELLQPRHDVDQDSLLRVFAALGERWRATTAELAAATGLSPLKVESALGGYVQAGRVVYDIAHGVWRLRELSREPLPMERLRHASPEEAAAAELVQAGRLKDTKVEARADGGLLLSGLCGTKSSRQYQVRLQLDADQRVATGECQCDHFIRLRMTKGPCEHMLALRLATASAALALGTTAGAPTPATDSEERTASIG